From Anaerococcus urinomassiliensis:
ATGAGAATCGACTTTTCTAATATAGTCTGTTTTGAGTTGATTTAACCTATCGTTGGTTTTGTTATATTCATAAAAATGCTCTATGGCTTCACTCATCAGATCATATTGGATTTCTTGGTAGGCAAGATGGCTTAATTTTATTGTATGAAATTCTTTGACTTTTCCGTCTTCTTCGTAAGAGTAGGATTCTAGATTATCATTTATAATTCTATCTTTTAAGTCATATAATAAGTCGTTTAGTCTATCTTTCTCATCCTCACTTACTAAAGCCCATTTAATTTTTGGGTCTATACCAGTCCTATAGATTAATTCTTCTCCTATAATAGGGGAGAATCCCTGATAATTTTGATAGAAGATCTTATAGGGAACTGCAGTATCTGCTAGTCTTTGATCTAAAGTTTTAATATCATAATCTTCTAAACTAATATCGTGTTTGCTATCTTCTATGAATTCATATTTCAAACCTGGCAATAATTGTCTGACCTGGCTCATAGAAAGATTAACTCTTTTTATTGAATCAATTATCCTATAGTCATCGTCCGTTAGAATAATATTTGAGTGTTTGCCCATAATTTCAACAATTAATTTTTTGGATGTATCAAAACCCATTTCATCAATTGAACTAATAGAGAAGATAACTACTCTGTCCAAGCCTTTTTGTTTGATATCAACAATCTTACCTTGGTTTATATGTTTTCTAAGTACCATTGTAAAATTCGGTGGTACGTCTGGGTTTTCATATTTCTTATTTGTTAAATGGATTCTAGCTTCATTGTTATTTGCACTAAGCAACAATTTATAAGCCTTACCCATTGAATAAACATTAAATACTATGTCATTTTTAGAAGGTTGGGTTATTTTCTGAATCTTACCTCCTAAAAGTTTTTCTTTTAGTTCATTTACTATTTTTCTAGTAACTATTCCGTCATAACTCATTTCTTCACCTCCTTGTTATTATACTTTATTTTCTAACTTGTAATAAGAAAGGCTAAAAGTAAAATAATTATAATAAGGAGGCGTAATGAAGAAAGGTTTTTTACTAGTAGTATCTGGTCCTTCAGGAGTTGGAAAAGGTACTGTCCTTCACGATCTTATGAATACACAAAAGAATCTTGTTTATTCAGTTTCAGCAACGACAAGAAATAAGAGAGATGGAGAGATTGAAGGAGTAAGTTATTTTTATAAGACTCATGAAGAATTTAAGCAAATGATTGATGAAGATGAATTTCTTGAATATGCCGAGGTACAT
This genomic window contains:
- a CDS encoding Rqc2 family fibronectin-binding protein, with product MSYDGIVTRKIVNELKEKLLGGKIQKITQPSKNDIVFNVYSMGKAYKLLLSANNNEARIHLTNKKYENPDVPPNFTMVLRKHINQGKIVDIKQKGLDRVVIFSISSIDEMGFDTSKKLIVEIMGKHSNIILTDDDYRIIDSIKRVNLSMSQVRQLLPGLKYEFIEDSKHDISLEDYDIKTLDQRLADTAVPYKIFYQNYQGFSPIIGEELIYRTGIDPKIKWALVSEDEKDRLNDLLYDLKDRIINDNLESYSYEEDGKVKEFHTIKLSHLAYQEIQYDLMSEAIEHFYEYNKTNDRLNQLKTDYIRKVDSHIKQTEKKIDILNTNILNEGKLADLRKNGDLLSANVHRIKKGDKEIVVSDFYDANKEVAIKIDPLKTPWENAESFYNRAKKIKNSVEYAKKDLPKQISHLEYLRQLKYFISRTKSIEDINDLKEEMIENALIKKSNKKKIKNTKSKPYHYKTNNGSDIYVGKNSKQNDYITLKLANKNDLWFHVKDVPGSHVILRSDNINQEDIEIASYLAAINSSISNDNKIDIDYTEKKNVNKAKGAAPGMVYYEDFKTITVDSNLNIEDRYKEI